The following proteins are co-located in the Vigna unguiculata cultivar IT97K-499-35 chromosome 9, ASM411807v1, whole genome shotgun sequence genome:
- the LOC114164841 gene encoding WAT1-related protein At4g08290-like has translation MEQKCGCASFGNNFNKAKPYLLTVGLQFGFAGAYIFSVASLNRGMNRYVFVVYRNAIAALALAPFALIFERKIRPKITLPVFLQIMALGFVEPVIDQGFTFLGMQYTSASFASAIMNAVPSVTFVLAVILRLERVNVKEVRSLAKVIGTLVTFSGALLMTLYKGPEFHLFHSANTTHNQDGAHSPQLVKHWLSGTLFLLLGCVAWSSFFILQSITLKRYPAELSLSSLVCLSGVVQASVVAIIATRHSGLAAWALGWDFRLYGPLYTGIVTSGITYYAQGLVLQSRGPVFLTAFNPLCMVITCALGSFLFAEQLHLGSIIGAVIIALGLYSVVWGKGKDHSDPTPSSPTIKQTETQKLPISSSDI, from the exons atGGAACAAAAGTGTGGTTGTGCGAGTTTCGGAAACAACTTCAATAAGGCAAAGCCTTATTTGTTAACGGTCGGACTTCAATTTGGGTTCGCCGGAGCATACATCTTCTCCGTCGCCAGTCTCAACCGTGGAATGAATCGTTACGTTTTTGTCGTCTATCGTAATGCAATCGCTGCTTTGGCCCTAGCTCCTTTTGCATTGATTTTTGAGAG GAAAATTAGGCCGAAGATAACACTCCCTGTCTTCTTGCAGATAATGGCACTTGGATTTGTGGA ACCAGTGATCGACCAAGGCTTCACTTTCTTGGGAATGCAATACACATCGGCTTCGTTTGCCTCTGCGATAATGAATGCAGTGCCTTCTGTGACTTTTGTGCTAGCCGTAATTCTAAGGTTAGAGCGTGTAAACGTTAAGGAAGTAAGGAGCCTAGCGAAGGTGATTGGGACATTGGTGACATTTTCAGGTGCTTTGTTAATGACACTTTACAAAGGTCCTGAATTTCACCTATTTCATTCTGCAAACACAACCCACAATCAAGACGGAGCTCACTCTCCACAACTTGTCAAACACTGGCTCTCAGGGACCCTCTTTCTTCTCCTGGGTTGTGTGGCTTGGTCATCTTTCTTCATTTTACAG TCCATAACACTGAAAAGGTATCCAGCAGAATTGTCTCTCTCTTCTTTGGTGTGCTTATCTGGTGTCGTGCAAGCTAGTGTGGTGGCAATTATTGCCACTCGTCATTCTGGGCTTGCAGCATGGGCCTTGGGCTGGGATTTCAGACTCTACGGCCCTCTCTACACG GGAATTGTTACCTCTGGAATAACGTATTATGCGCAAGGGTTGGTGTTGCAAAGCAGAGGCCCGGTATTTTTAACTGCCTTTAATCCTCTTTGCATGGTCATAACGTGTGCTTTAGGCTCTTTCCTTTTTGCTGAGCAACTTCACCTGGGCAG TATCATTGGGGCTGTGATCATCGCATTGGGTCTTTACTCTGTGGTGTGGGGCAAAGGCAAAGACCATTCAGACCCCACGCCATCATCTCCTACAATAAAACAAACGGAGACACAAAAATTGCCAATTTCCTCATCTGATATCTGA